Proteins encoded in a region of the Veillonella parvula genome:
- a CDS encoding ESPR-type extended signal peptide-containing protein, translating into MNRIYNVIWSKAKNCYVVVSELVKSGGGKASVNSARTSITFRAALCAFAITGCLVSGIAEANVIQGPGAAATGSNSVAVGDNAKSAGAKSVAIGNDAATLATSENGIAIGNGAKAEGQQRVKVPYPAGTIAIGQGSVAKENGDIVIGRQAKSTISKYHQQPGSGAVVMGAEAASYGSRGDVVIGAAAEANIIRKNATVDGDGQLFSQSVAIGSVAKVYGTQSVAIGGDVRSIGQSSIAIGGDDIDQAKPDLYKAIPDLSVPGTQKNFNREVAALYPSGLGTAGLNDSKNYVNTASIGNASLAIGMMTQSLGTGSNAIGANSLSKGVASSAIGAMARSWGNNSLAIGSQAGAYGEKSTSLGDANIVGFDMTNATLSGSAAGALGRGNKVYGNNAYAIGSENTVGTATVTETTESNGDKIKKVTAGTVKGNTAGAFGYKNTITTDNSYVVGSNSTISADNGMVLGNSATVTGANGLALGNNTKVANDNAVAIGNGSETAAAVATPSATINGVTHNFAGTNPASTVSVGKAGMERTVTNVAAGRISATSTDAINGSQLFAVKTEVEKGVSYAGDVKAVAAADNKFTRKLGEQTNVVGGVTDATKLTDNNIGVVSNGTDTLNIKLAKTLTGLDSVTAGGTTINNGGLTVDGKNYVSPNGINANNQKIINVADGTNSNDAVNYGQLQNVINSIDKAPTVKAKDANVTVTEGTNAAGGKEYIVGLGNTINVGTAHPVTVDGNAGHVTGLQNTDWNVGNPVAVPGRAATEDQLKKVNDTVNTNKDQIDKNKQAIADNKQNITTNAGNIANNTQNIAKNAGDIVTINKTIEKGLNFDGDSGATINKKLGDTVAVKGGATGTLSDNNIGVVSDGTGTLNVKLAKTLTGLDSVTAGDTTINNGGLTVGGKNYVSPNGINANDQKVTNVANGDVAPNSKDAVNGGQLHQVKQDLGDHITNAKNDLNNKIDNTKTDLINKGLRFNADNDDEKTNKLGSKVTVNGDDNITTEITQTGDDTKIALKLKKDLNVRSVTATDTVKAGDVTMGKQADGANPGNTGNYITGLDNKTWDPGNVVSGRAATEDQLKQALANQTATGLKFDANVGDVQTSKLGSTVIVQGEGKAADSDYSGENIKTFIKQDAATGNTTIDVKMSKNLKAESVKVGKGDNKDGVSITGPDGANGTDGKVGITGKDGKEAVSMSGKDGVGHIGLNGKDGRSADITAEKGDPDIEGNEITRIKYQDENGKTHQVATKDDGMKYGGDSGAVINKKLNEQVNVIGGITDASKLTTEDNLGVVSDGSNNLKVRMAKDLKGLETVTTKDAAGNTTVVNGGGMKITPASGNPVSLTKDGLDNGGNKITNVAAGTAPTDVVNKSQLDQAAAAATTTVTAGDNIKVTPSDNPNGSKNYEVSLKDQVTLGSDPKKQIAIDGNAGTIKAGDKVEIDGDKGTINVGKDGQDGVSITGPDAANGTDGKVGITGKDGKEAVSMSGKDGVGHIGLNGKDGRSADITAEKGDPDIEGNEITRIKYQDENGKTHQVATKDDGMKYGGDSGAVINKKLNEQVNVIGGITDASKLTTEDNLGVVSDGTGNLKVRMAKDLKGLETVTTKDAAGNTTVVNGGGVTITPASGNAVSLTKDGLNNGGNTITNVAAGVNGTDAVNVNQLKGATDKMANAINAVAGETQRVGAHAAAMAALKPIQYDPLEPTQVMAGVGNYRGETAAALGVAHYSAEDTMFHLGVSVGGHHNMVNAGVTHKFGNSDAKKAIPERYKGGPISSVYVLQDEVTALKAENARMQESLNELSSVKADNARMQQRIDELSSVKEDNEQMKAQIALLMQQAGLTK; encoded by the coding sequence ATGAATCGAATTTATAATGTAATTTGGAGTAAAGCTAAAAATTGCTACGTTGTAGTATCTGAGTTAGTTAAGAGCGGTGGCGGTAAAGCTAGTGTGAATTCTGCAAGAACGAGCATTACTTTTCGTGCGGCTTTATGCGCGTTTGCTATTACGGGTTGTTTAGTATCGGGAATTGCAGAAGCAAATGTAATACAAGGCCCTGGCGCTGCTGCTACTGGTAGCAATAGCGTGGCAGTCGGAGATAATGCAAAATCCGCAGGTGCTAAGTCTGTGGCGATAGGTAATGACGCGGCTACATTAGCAACAAGTGAAAATGGTATTGCCATCGGTAATGGTGCGAAGGCTGAAGGTCAACAACGAGTGAAGGTTCCATATCCTGCGGGTACTATTGCTATCGGTCAAGGGTCTGTGGCAAAGGAAAATGGCGATATTGTAATAGGTCGTCAAGCGAAGAGCACGATTTCCAAGTATCATCAACAACCTGGATCCGGTGCAGTTGTAATGGGTGCAGAAGCCGCTTCTTACGGTTCTCGTGGTGACGTGGTTATCGGTGCTGCAGCGGAAGCTAATATAATTAGAAAGAATGCTACTGTTGATGGTGACGGACAGCTGTTTTCACAATCTGTAGCTATCGGTAGCGTAGCGAAGGTATATGGCACACAATCTGTGGCTATCGGTGGTGATGTAAGATCTATTGGACAGTCTTCTATCGCTATCGGCGGTGATGATATCGATCAGGCAAAGCCTGATTTATATAAGGCTATTCCTGATTTATCGGTGCCAGGTACGCAAAAAAACTTTAACCGTGAAGTGGCTGCATTATATCCAAGTGGATTGGGCACAGCAGGTCTTAATGATAGTAAGAACTATGTAAATACTGCTTCTATCGGAAATGCAAGCCTTGCTATTGGTATGATGACACAGTCTTTAGGCACGGGTTCTAATGCTATCGGTGCTAACTCCTTGTCAAAAGGTGTGGCTAGTTCCGCTATTGGTGCTATGGCTCGTAGCTGGGGGAATAACTCTCTTGCTATCGGTAGCCAAGCCGGTGCGTATGGTGAGAAATCCACATCCCTCGGCGATGCGAATATAGTAGGCTTTGATATGACGAATGCCACTCTATCTGGTTCTGCTGCAGGTGCTCTAGGTAGAGGCAATAAGGTGTATGGTAATAATGCATACGCTATCGGTAGTGAAAATACAGTAGGGACGGCTACTGTTACTGAAACTACAGAGTCTAATGGCGATAAAATTAAAAAGGTTACTGCTGGTACAGTTAAAGGTAATACAGCTGGTGCGTTCGGTTATAAGAATACCATTACAACAGATAATTCCTATGTAGTAGGTAGTAACTCGACTATTTCCGCAGATAATGGCATGGTTTTAGGTAACAGTGCTACTGTAACAGGGGCTAACGGTTTAGCTCTTGGTAATAATACAAAAGTAGCCAATGACAATGCCGTAGCCATCGGTAATGGCTCTGAAACAGCAGCGGCTGTGGCTACTCCTTCTGCCACAATCAATGGGGTAACTCATAACTTTGCAGGCACAAACCCTGCTTCCACAGTAAGCGTAGGTAAGGCAGGTATGGAACGGACTGTTACTAATGTAGCGGCCGGTCGTATTTCTGCTACATCCACTGATGCTATCAATGGTAGCCAATTGTTTGCAGTTAAAACGGAAGTAGAAAAAGGCGTATCCTATGCAGGCGATGTAAAAGCTGTGGCAGCTGCAGATAATAAATTCACGCGTAAACTAGGCGAACAAACTAATGTTGTGGGAGGTGTAACCGATGCAACTAAATTGACAGATAACAATATCGGTGTTGTTTCCAATGGCACTGATACGCTAAATATTAAATTGGCTAAAACATTGACTGGTTTGGACAGCGTTACAGCTGGCGGCACTACTATCAATAACGGCGGTTTGACCGTAGATGGTAAAAACTATGTATCTCCAAACGGTATCAATGCGAACAACCAAAAGATTATCAATGTAGCTGATGGTACTAACTCTAATGATGCGGTTAACTATGGTCAATTACAAAATGTGATTAACTCTATCGATAAAGCGCCTACTGTGAAAGCAAAAGATGCAAATGTAACTGTAACAGAAGGTACAAATGCAGCAGGTGGTAAGGAATATATTGTTGGATTAGGTAATACAATCAATGTTGGTACTGCACATCCTGTAACTGTAGATGGTAATGCAGGCCATGTTACAGGCCTTCAAAATACAGATTGGAATGTAGGCAATCCTGTTGCTGTTCCTGGTCGCGCGGCTACAGAGGATCAGTTGAAAAAGGTTAACGATACAGTTAATACCAATAAGGATCAAATCGATAAAAATAAACAAGCTATCGCAGATAACAAACAAAATATCACAACAAATGCCGGTAATATTGCTAATAATACGCAAAATATTGCAAAGAACGCTGGCGATATTGTTACTATCAATAAAACTATTGAAAAAGGTTTGAACTTTGACGGTGACTCCGGTGCAACAATCAATAAGAAATTGGGTGATACTGTTGCCGTTAAAGGCGGTGCTACAGGCACATTGTCTGATAACAATATCGGTGTTGTATCCGATGGTACGGGCACATTGAATGTGAAATTGGCTAAAACATTGACTGGTTTGGATAGCGTCACAGCTGGTGATACTACCATCAATAACGGCGGTTTGACCGTAGGTGGTAAGAATTATGTATCTCCAAATGGTATCAATGCAAACGACCAAAAGGTAACGAATGTTGCTAACGGCGACGTGGCTCCGAACTCCAAAGATGCAGTTAACGGTGGTCAATTACATCAAGTTAAGCAAGATCTTGGTGACCATATTACGAATGCCAAGAATGATTTAAATAATAAAATTGATAATACTAAAACTGACCTTATCAATAAAGGCCTTCGTTTTAACGCGGATAATGACGATGAAAAAACGAATAAATTAGGCTCTAAAGTAACTGTAAACGGCGATGATAACATCACTACAGAAATTACTCAAACTGGTGATGATACTAAGATTGCTCTTAAATTAAAGAAAGACCTTAATGTTAGATCTGTTACGGCTACGGACACTGTGAAAGCAGGGGACGTAACAATGGGTAAACAAGCTGATGGTGCGAATCCTGGTAATACAGGCAACTATATTACGGGTCTTGATAATAAGACTTGGGATCCAGGTAATGTTGTATCTGGTCGTGCCGCAACAGAAGACCAATTGAAACAAGCTTTGGCAAATCAAACTGCAACAGGTCTTAAATTTGATGCCAATGTAGGCGATGTACAAACTAGTAAATTAGGTTCTACAGTAATCGTACAAGGCGAAGGTAAAGCTGCTGATAGCGATTATAGCGGTGAAAATATTAAGACTTTCATCAAACAAGATGCAGCAACAGGCAACACGACCATTGACGTGAAGATGAGCAAAAATCTTAAAGCTGAATCTGTAAAAGTTGGCAAAGGTGATAATAAGGATGGTGTATCTATCACAGGTCCAGATGGTGCGAACGGCACAGATGGCAAGGTAGGCATTACTGGTAAAGACGGTAAAGAAGCTGTATCCATGTCCGGCAAAGACGGTGTAGGTCACATCGGTCTTAATGGTAAGGACGGCCGTAGTGCGGATATTACTGCTGAAAAAGGCGACCCTGATATCGAAGGTAACGAAATCACGCGTATTAAATACCAAGACGAAAATGGCAAAACTCACCAAGTGGCAACCAAAGACGATGGTATGAAATACGGTGGCGATAGCGGTGCCGTGATCAACAAAAAGCTTAATGAGCAAGTAAACGTAATCGGTGGCATTACTGATGCTAGCAAGTTGACTACTGAAGACAATTTAGGTGTCGTATCCGATGGTAGCAATAACCTCAAGGTTCGTATGGCAAAAGACTTAAAAGGTCTTGAGACAGTAACAACTAAAGATGCTGCAGGCAACACTACAGTTGTAAATGGCGGCGGCATGAAAATTACACCTGCTAGCGGTAACCCTGTGAGTCTAACTAAAGATGGTTTGGATAATGGTGGTAACAAGATTACGAATGTAGCTGCTGGTACAGCTCCAACTGATGTAGTCAATAAATCTCAATTGGATCAAGCTGCAGCTGCTGCGACTACGACGGTAACAGCGGGCGATAATATTAAGGTTACGCCAAGTGACAATCCGAATGGTTCCAAAAACTATGAAGTAAGTCTTAAAGACCAAGTAACATTGGGCTCCGATCCGAAGAAACAAATCGCTATCGATGGCAATGCAGGTACAATCAAAGCTGGCGACAAGGTTGAAATCGACGGCGATAAAGGGACTATTAACGTTGGTAAAGATGGTCAAGATGGCGTATCCATCACAGGCCCAGATGCGGCGAACGGCACAGATGGCAAGGTAGGCATTACTGGTAAAGACGGTAAAGAAGCTGTATCCATGTCCGGCAAAGACGGTGTAGGTCACATCGGTCTTAATGGTAAGGACGGCCGTAGTGCGGATATTACTGCTGAAAAAGGCGACCCTGATATCGAAGGCAACGAAATCACGCGTATTAAATACCAAGACGAAAATGGTAAAACACACCAAGTGGCAACCAAAGACGATGGTATGAAATACGGTGGCGATAGCGGTGCCGTAATCAACAAAAAGCTTAACGAACAAGTAAACGTTATCGGCGGTATTACTGATGCTAGTAAGTTGACTACAGAAGATAATTTAGGTGTTGTATCCGACGGTACTGGCAACCTCAAGGTTCGTATGGCTAAAGACTTGAAAGGTCTTGAAACAGTAACCACTAAGGACGCTGCGGGCAACACCACAGTTGTGAACGGTGGCGGTGTAACAATTACACCTGCTAGCGGTAATGCAGTAAGCCTTACTAAAGATGGCCTTAACAACGGTGGTAATACAATTACCAATGTTGCGGCTGGTGTAAACGGCACTGATGCGGTTAACGTAAATCAATTAAAAGGTGCAACAGATAAGATGGCGAATGCAATTAATGCTGTAGCGGGTGAAACACAACGTGTAGGCGCACATGCAGCGGCTATGGCTGCGTTGAAACCAATTCAATACGATCCATTGGAGCCAACTCAAGTAATGGCTGGTGTTGGTAATTACCGAGGTGAAACTGCGGCGGCGTTAGGTGTTGCACATTACTCTGCAGAAGATACTATGTTCCATTTGGGCGTATCTGTTGGTGGTCATCATAATATGGTGAATGCTGGTGTAACTCACAAATTCGGTAACTCCGATGCGAAGAAAGCGATTCCAGAACGTTATAAAGGTGGCCCTATCAGCTCTGTTTATGTGTTGCAAGATGAAGTAACAGCATTGAAAGCTGAAAATGCACGCATGCAAGAAAGCCTTAACGAATTGTCTTCAGTGAAGGCTGATAATGCACGCATGCAACAACGTATTGATGAATTATCCTCTGTGAAGGAAGATAATGAACAAATGAAGGCTCAAATTGCATTGTTGATGCAACAAGCAGGGCTTACAAAGTAA
- a CDS encoding ESPR-type extended signal peptide-containing protein: MNRVFKVIWNRTKGCYVVVAETAKNMTKRSSLSVVFSKMVGATAVAVMLTGVMMPTDALGAPITRGNGAQAENDGGIAIGDNTASKGDYSISIGTNASVGRGDTDEGKTQSGIAIGQGATVTVDVAKGADVPADQRTGGIAIGQGATTKVVNAIAVGSGTSADGAQAVTIGHNSRSITNNSVALGNETRVASLNGFALGNNARAGYDETNKLIGLPNDQAFGSNARAYGGSSMAFGNDAKSSGGGAVSIGNGSQSRGDWAVAIGNGSKALKQGSSALGTNATTNSSHSTALGWGSTTNGYADIAAGDGSVASGGNSLAIGVQSSTSTGAVGAVALGLSSKAEQTNSMALGVSANAAHERSVALGANSKTDATVSTPNQLVNGLWYKNYAGGSADSTISVGSDTVKRTITNVAAGRVNAQSTDAINGSQLYGVANTLGNLASTTKGILGGNAALDPDTGNLSMSNIGNTGKGTIHDAIKFNKDTIDKGLNFDANTGGTKNNLLGSKVTIKGDGNNINAAITQANGDTTINMTLGNTVTIGAANPVTINGTTGHVTGLQNKDWNVDNPVAVSGRAATEDQLKKVNDKVNTNKAAIDKNAGDINTNKQNITKNAGDIANNKTDIAKNKQDISTINTKINKGLNFAGDTGTVSNRQLGDTVTVKGGATGTLSDGNIGVVSDGNGTLNVKLAKTLTGLDSVTAGNTKIDNGGLTVGGKNYVSTTGLNANNQKITNVADGSSTNDAVNYGQLQAAIGGTAKASTVKAKDANVTVTESTNAAGGKEYTVGLGNKITVGTANPVTVDGDAGHVTGLTNTDWNVDNPVAVSGRGATEDQLKKVNDKVNTNKTAIDKGLNFDGDSGAVINKKLGEKLSVKGGATGTLSDGNIGVESDGNGTLNVKLAKTLTGLESVTAGGTTINNGGLTVGGKNYVSPTGLNANNQKITNVADGTVGAGSKDAVNGGQLHDAKNELNTNISNAKTELINKGLRFNADNNDEKTNKLGSKVTVNGDGNITTEITQTGDDTTIGVKLNKNLNVQTLTATDTVKAGGVTMGKHADSNNYVTGLDNKDWDVNTTNPVSGRAATEDQLKKISDVVKNQGAAATDYRLVKNAAAADGAYTVDSNGDVDLTVEDKNHAGTKETVKIKDVASKSSLDKLNDRAVKYDLDPAGSPDYTKVTYEGPTYGNKTGGTHVTNVAYATGNDGSEAVNVDYLKDRIKDSEDALTNKGLKFDANSGGVKTNKLGSTVTVKGEGADADANYSGENLKTFITQDQDGNTTIDVKMNKNLKANSVAIAGKNGQDGVTLKGGDAKNGVDGTSINRLVTEDKDGNTHTLATLDDGMMYGGDTGNVIKKKLNNQVNVKGGISDESKLATEDNIGVVSDGSDTLKLRLAKELRGLTSATFTNGGNNTVINGDGMTINRAGGDAVSLTKDGLNNGGNKITNVADGTDPNDAVNKSQLDKATAAASTTVSAGNNITVTPSTNANGSKNYEVGLKDQVTLGSDATKQIAMDGTTGTIKAGDKVTIDGNKGTIKAGNVTQLTVKTVPLKLAIR, from the coding sequence ATGAATCGAGTATTTAAAGTGATTTGGAATCGCACAAAGGGCTGCTATGTTGTTGTGGCAGAAACAGCAAAGAACATGACGAAACGTTCTTCTTTGTCGGTTGTATTCTCTAAAATGGTAGGTGCTACAGCAGTTGCCGTTATGCTGACAGGCGTTATGATGCCTACCGATGCCTTAGGGGCACCTATTACAAGAGGTAACGGTGCACAAGCTGAAAATGACGGTGGTATTGCTATCGGTGATAATACGGCATCTAAGGGTGACTATAGTATTTCAATCGGTACTAATGCATCTGTAGGTAGAGGTGATACTGATGAAGGTAAAACACAGAGCGGTATTGCTATCGGACAAGGTGCAACTGTAACTGTTGATGTTGCCAAAGGGGCAGATGTTCCAGCAGATCAAAGAACAGGTGGTATCGCCATCGGTCAAGGTGCAACGACCAAGGTTGTTAATGCAATTGCTGTTGGTTCCGGTACTAGTGCTGATGGTGCACAAGCTGTAACTATCGGTCATAACTCTCGTTCGATTACCAATAACAGTGTAGCATTAGGTAATGAAACACGCGTGGCATCTCTTAATGGTTTTGCTCTTGGTAATAATGCGCGTGCCGGCTATGATGAAACCAATAAATTGATAGGTCTTCCTAATGACCAAGCCTTCGGTTCCAATGCACGTGCTTATGGTGGTTCTTCCATGGCGTTCGGTAATGATGCGAAATCCAGTGGTGGTGGTGCGGTTTCTATAGGTAACGGTTCTCAATCTAGAGGTGATTGGGCGGTAGCTATCGGTAATGGCTCTAAAGCTTTGAAACAGGGCTCTTCTGCATTGGGGACGAATGCTACAACTAATAGCTCTCACTCTACTGCACTCGGTTGGGGTAGTACTACAAATGGCTACGCTGATATCGCGGCTGGTGATGGTTCTGTTGCATCTGGTGGTAATTCCCTAGCAATAGGTGTGCAATCTTCTACATCTACTGGTGCGGTAGGTGCTGTAGCATTAGGTTTAAGCAGTAAAGCTGAGCAAACAAACTCTATGGCATTAGGTGTATCTGCTAATGCTGCACATGAACGTTCCGTTGCACTAGGTGCTAACTCCAAGACTGATGCTACAGTAAGCACACCAAATCAATTGGTAAATGGTTTATGGTATAAAAACTATGCCGGCGGTTCTGCTGATTCCACAATCAGTGTAGGTAGTGATACGGTAAAACGTACCATTACAAATGTAGCTGCCGGTCGTGTGAATGCACAATCTACAGATGCAATCAACGGTAGCCAATTATATGGTGTTGCTAATACTTTAGGTAATTTGGCAAGTACTACAAAAGGCATTTTAGGTGGCAATGCAGCGCTTGACCCTGATACGGGTAACTTGTCGATGAGCAATATCGGTAACACAGGTAAAGGCACGATTCACGATGCTATTAAATTCAATAAAGACACAATAGATAAAGGCCTTAACTTTGATGCTAATACAGGTGGCACGAAAAATAATCTATTAGGTTCTAAAGTTACCATCAAAGGTGACGGCAACAATATTAATGCCGCAATTACACAAGCTAATGGTGATACAACTATTAATATGACTTTGGGTAACACCGTTACAATAGGTGCAGCGAACCCTGTAACGATTAATGGTACTACAGGCCATGTAACAGGCCTTCAAAATAAAGACTGGAATGTAGATAATCCTGTAGCTGTATCCGGCCGTGCTGCGACAGAAGATCAGTTGAAAAAGGTAAACGATAAAGTTAATACCAATAAAGCTGCCATCGATAAAAATGCTGGAGATATCAATACTAACAAGCAAAATATCACAAAAAATGCTGGCGACATTGCGAATAACAAAACTGATATCGCTAAAAATAAGCAAGATATTTCCACTATTAACACAAAGATTAATAAAGGCTTGAACTTTGCTGGCGACACAGGCACTGTAAGTAATCGACAATTAGGTGATACTGTAACTGTTAAAGGCGGTGCTACAGGCACATTGTCTGACGGTAATATCGGTGTTGTATCCGATGGTAATGGCACATTGAATGTGAAATTAGCTAAAACATTGACAGGCTTAGATAGCGTTACAGCTGGTAATACTAAGATTGATAATGGTGGCTTGACCGTAGGTGGTAAGAACTATGTATCTACAACAGGTCTCAATGCGAATAATCAAAAGATTACTAATGTTGCAGATGGTAGTAGCACTAATGATGCAGTTAACTATGGACAATTACAAGCTGCTATCGGCGGTACAGCCAAAGCATCCACTGTAAAAGCAAAGGATGCGAATGTAACTGTAACAGAAAGTACAAACGCAGCAGGCGGTAAGGAATATACTGTTGGTTTAGGTAATAAAATTACCGTAGGTACTGCAAACCCTGTAACTGTAGACGGTGATGCTGGTCATGTAACAGGCCTTACAAATACAGATTGGAATGTAGATAATCCTGTGGCTGTATCCGGTCGCGGTGCTACAGAAGATCAGTTGAAAAAGGTTAATGATAAAGTTAACACTAATAAAACTGCTATTGATAAAGGTTTGAACTTTGATGGTGACTCCGGTGCAGTTATCAATAAAAAATTAGGTGAAAAACTGTCTGTCAAAGGCGGTGCAACAGGCACATTATCCGACGGTAATATCGGTGTTGAATCTGATGGCAATGGCACATTGAATGTGAAATTAGCTAAAACATTGACTGGCTTGGAAAGCGTTACAGCTGGTGGTACTACTATCAACAACGGCGGTTTGACCGTAGGTGGTAAGAATTATGTATCTCCAACAGGTCTCAATGCGAATAATCAAAAGATTACTAATGTTGCTGATGGTACTGTAGGCGCAGGCAGTAAGGACGCTGTAAACGGCGGTCAATTGCACGATGCTAAAAACGAATTAAATACTAATATCAGTAATGCCAAAACAGAACTTATCAACAAGGGCCTTCGTTTCAACGCTGATAACAACGATGAAAAAACGAACAAACTTGGTTCTAAAGTAACAGTAAATGGTGATGGTAATATCACTACTGAAATTACGCAAACCGGCGATGATACTACAATCGGCGTTAAATTGAACAAAAATCTTAATGTTCAAACATTGACAGCTACAGATACTGTGAAAGCCGGCGGTGTAACAATGGGTAAACACGCTGATTCTAACAACTATGTAACTGGTCTTGATAATAAAGATTGGGATGTGAATACAACTAATCCTGTAAGCGGTCGCGCTGCTACAGAAGATCAATTGAAAAAGATTAGTGATGTTGTTAAGAACCAAGGTGCTGCTGCTACAGATTACCGTTTGGTGAAAAATGCTGCTGCTGCAGATGGTGCTTATACAGTTGATTCTAACGGTGATGTTGACTTGACTGTAGAAGATAAAAACCATGCAGGTACAAAAGAGACTGTTAAGATTAAGGACGTTGCGTCTAAATCTAGCCTCGACAAATTAAATGATCGTGCTGTTAAGTATGATTTGGATCCTGCTGGCAGTCCAGATTACACAAAAGTAACTTATGAAGGTCCTACCTATGGTAATAAAACTGGTGGTACTCACGTAACAAATGTGGCGTATGCAACAGGCAACGATGGTAGCGAAGCGGTTAATGTGGATTACTTGAAAGATAGAATCAAAGATAGCGAAGACGCATTAACTAATAAAGGTTTAAAATTCGACGCTAACAGTGGCGGCGTAAAAACTAATAAACTTGGCTCTACGGTTACTGTTAAGGGTGAAGGTGCTGATGCTGATGCTAACTACAGCGGTGAAAACCTTAAAACTTTCATCACACAAGATCAAGATGGTAACACAACTATCGATGTGAAGATGAACAAAAACCTCAAAGCTAATAGTGTGGCTATTGCTGGTAAAAACGGTCAAGACGGCGTTACACTTAAAGGTGGCGACGCTAAAAACGGTGTAGATGGCACAAGCATTAATCGTTTAGTGACTGAAGATAAAGACGGCAATACACATACGCTTGCAACCCTTGATGATGGTATGATGTATGGCGGCGATACAGGTAATGTAATTAAAAAGAAACTTAACAATCAAGTGAATGTTAAGGGCGGTATCTCCGATGAAAGCAAATTAGCTACTGAAGACAACATCGGTGTTGTTTCTGACGGTTCCGATACATTGAAATTGCGCTTGGCGAAAGAATTGAGAGGTTTGACATCTGCTACTTTCACAAACGGCGGCAATAATACTGTTATCAATGGTGATGGTATGACCATCAATCGTGCTGGTGGTGATGCAGTAAGTCTTACAAAAGACGGCTTAAATAACGGCGGTAACAAGATTACGAATGTTGCTGATGGTACGGACCCTAACGATGCAGTTAATAAATCTCAATTGGATAAAGCTACAGCAGCTGCATCTACAACGGTATCGGCAGGTAATAATATTACTGTGACACCTAGCACCAATGCGAATGGTTCCAAGAACTATGAAGTAGGTCTTAAAGATCAAGTGACATTGGGCTCTGATGCTACGAAACAAATCGCAATGGATGGTACTACAGGTACTATCAAGGCTGGTGATAAAGTTACAATCGACGGCAACAAAGGTACTATTAAAGCTGGCAATGTAACACAATTGACGGTGAAAACGGTACCATTAAAGCTGGCGATAAGGTAA